Part of the Methanobrevibacter sp. genome is shown below.
TTAAGGAGGGGAAAATATGGCAAAAGTTAAAGGAACTAACAGAAGAACCAGACAAAAAAGAAGTTATACTAAACCTGGTAGTAAAAGAGGAAGAGGAGTAAAACAAACCTGGAAAAAATAATCCTCTTATAACTTTTTTTTCTTATTTTTAACTATTTTTAAGTGTTATTTACTAATTTTCACATTGACAATAATTAAATACTATTTTTTAGATATTATTACTTAGGTGATAATAATGAAGATGCCTGAAAATGGACATAGAGCTCATGGATTTTCAAGTGCAAATTTTTTGGATTCTGATGAAATCATTCAGGAATTGAATTTAAAAGGTGATGAGGTCTTTATGGATGCAGGATGTGGTGATGGCCACAATGCAATAAAAGTTCTTGAGGATTACAATCACAAAGGTACAGTTTATGCAGTTGATATCTATGACGCTTCAATTGAGGATATGGAAACATACAAGCAGGAAAACAATGTTGAAAACCTGATTAATATTGAAGCAGACATTACCGAAGGAATTCCTGGTGTTGATGACGAATCCATTGATGTTATATTGATGGTCAATGTTTTCCACGGATTTAAAGCATCAAGGAAATTAGATGAAGCGGTAAGTGAACTTGCAAGAATTGTTAAAAACGATGGAAAAATAGCAATCATGGATTATAAACCATGGGATGTTCCTAATGGACCTCCGACTAAGATGAGATCTTCACCGCAGGATTTGGAAAAATTATTTGCTAATCATGGTCTTAAAAAGACATATCTCAATGAGGAGATTGGTGAAGATATTCCTGAAGGCAAATCTCACTTTTTAATCATGTTTGAAAAGGAATGACTTTTTTTAATTGGGAGTTTAATACTCTCAAAAACTTTTTTTAAATTAAAAATCATTAAATACTATTTTTAAAAGATTATTATTTAGTATATTATAATTTCATAATTGATGTAGGAGAAATATTAATGATTTTTGCAGCAATATTGGCAGGGGGAATAGGTTCCAGAATGGGAGGTACAGATACTCCAAAACAATTTTTGACTCTCGGAAACAAACCTGTCATAATTCATACAATTGAAAAATTTGTTATCAATGAAAATATTGATAAAACTATTGTGTTAATACCAAAAAACTTTATAAATCATACTGTTAATCTAATTAATGAATATATTGGGGATAATGATGACATTATAGTTATTGAAGGTGGTGAAACCAGAAATGATACCTTAATGAACAGTATTCAATATATCGATGATAATTTTGGAATCGATGATGACTCAATAATTCTTACACATGATTCCGTACGTCCTTTTGTCACTCACAGAATCATTGAAGACAATATTGAAGCGGCAAAAAGATATGGGGCATGTGATACTGTAATACCTGCCACTGACACCATCGTTGAAAGTGTGAATGGTGAGACTATTGAAAGCATCCCTGTGAGAGATTATTATTACCAAGGCCAAACACCTCAGAGCTTCAATATAAAGAAACTTTTTAACTTAATCAAAAGTTTAACAGAAGCTGAAACTAATATTCTAACAGATGCATGTAAAATCTTTACACTTAAAGATGAAGATGTACATCTAGTTAAGGGTGAAGTGACAAATATCAAAATTACATATCCATATGATTTGAAATTAGCAAATACAATACTTGAGGATGGACATGATTAACATTGTTTATAGGCTCAAAACACCTAAATTCTTTGAGGAAGCCATTGATGAAATAGATTTGAATGGTGTGGTTGTAAGACCGACTTATCTGTCAATCTGTCAGGCCGACCAAAGATACTATCAGGGTTCAAGGCCTGCTGATGTATTGGAAAAAAAATTACCTATGGCACTGATACACGAAGCGATAGGTGAAGTGGTTCATGATAATTCAGGGCAATTCAAATCAGGGGATAAAGTAGTAATGATTCCCAACACTCCTCAGGGTGAAGATATTTGCAGACCGAATTACTCCTATAAATCCAAATTCAGAGGAAGCGGATTTGACGGATTCACATCTGATTTGGTGAAACTGGATTCCACTCGCGTTGTAAGAATACCTGATGAATTCAATCCGTATGTATCAGCATTCATCGAATTGATATCCGTGGCTTATCAGGGAATAAGCAAGTTTGAAGAAATCGCAGTCACTCCAAAAAATATATTGGGAGTTTGGGGAGATGGAAATCTCGGTTTTATTGCAGCACTGTTTTTAAAGCAGAAATTTCCAAATTCAAA
Proteins encoded:
- a CDS encoding class I SAM-dependent methyltransferase, which encodes MKMPENGHRAHGFSSANFLDSDEIIQELNLKGDEVFMDAGCGDGHNAIKVLEDYNHKGTVYAVDIYDASIEDMETYKQENNVENLINIEADITEGIPGVDDESIDVILMVNVFHGFKASRKLDEAVSELARIVKNDGKIAIMDYKPWDVPNGPPTKMRSSPQDLEKLFANHGLKKTYLNEEIGEDIPEGKSHFLIMFEKE
- a CDS encoding 2-C-methyl-D-erythritol 4-phosphate cytidylyltransferase; the protein is MIFAAILAGGIGSRMGGTDTPKQFLTLGNKPVIIHTIEKFVINENIDKTIVLIPKNFINHTVNLINEYIGDNDDIIVIEGGETRNDTLMNSIQYIDDNFGIDDDSIILTHDSVRPFVTHRIIEDNIEAAKRYGACDTVIPATDTIVESVNGETIESIPVRDYYYQGQTPQSFNIKKLFNLIKSLTEAETNILTDACKIFTLKDEDVHLVKGEVTNIKITYPYDLKLANTILEDGHD
- a CDS encoding alcohol dehydrogenase catalytic domain-containing protein; translated protein: MINIVYRLKTPKFFEEAIDEIDLNGVVVRPTYLSICQADQRYYQGSRPADVLEKKLPMALIHEAIGEVVHDNSGQFKSGDKVVMIPNTPQGEDICRPNYSYKSKFRGSGFDGFTSDLVKLDSTRVVRIPDEFNPYVSAFIELISVAYQGISKFEEIAVTPKNILGVWGDGNLGFIAALFLKQKFPNSKVIVFGKHLENLNLFSFADEVYQIHNVPDDLTVDHAFECVGSSASQSAIEQIIDLINPQGTINLFGVSEYPIPINTRMVLEKGLTIQGNSRSEREDFIGVVETLKQNPQLFEYLEKLVTNVCEINNLNDLRQAFDKDYISHFGKTILKWNK